In Alkalihalobacterium alkalinitrilicum, a genomic segment contains:
- a CDS encoding thiolase family protein has product MREAVIVESVRTSMIRKNGYFSKLRPDEIVSVALKEIIKRTSIPAELVDDIIMGCPSKLSEPAVEFVRLALLNSSFPNSVPSTTVERQCGSSQQAIHFAAQAIISGDMDIIIAAGVEASTSPTTKCNKEGFNTNLPREHTLRHQERAAELIADIWGLSRVQLDEYAIESHEKAIRAIKQKRFEREIVPVKVELPAGEAKIIQKDEGPRNNITSKELKQIKPTINENTKIHGGNSSFLSDGSAAILIMSNTKAKELGLKPRFRIVNRTVVGSDPNIIFTGLIIATNKALAKVGLKINDIDVFEISEVYASVPLIWLQETGADPNKLNLNGGAIALGHPLSANGARLLTTLIHELERKGGRYGLLGIGEGYGMANVTIIEKLDR; this is encoded by the coding sequence ATGCGTGAAGCTGTAATTGTAGAATCAGTACGTACCTCAATGATTAGAAAAAATGGGTACTTTAGTAAACTGCGACCTGACGAAATCGTTTCCGTGGCTCTTAAAGAGATTATTAAGCGGACTTCAATTCCTGCAGAATTAGTTGACGATATAATCATGGGGTGTCCTTCTAAGTTAAGTGAGCCAGCAGTAGAATTTGTTCGATTGGCATTGTTAAACTCTAGTTTTCCTAATAGTGTTCCGAGTACAACTGTAGAAAGACAATGTGGATCTAGTCAGCAAGCAATCCACTTTGCTGCTCAGGCCATTATTAGCGGTGATATGGACATTATTATCGCTGCAGGAGTAGAAGCGTCAACTTCTCCCACTACAAAATGTAATAAAGAAGGTTTTAATACCAATCTTCCAAGAGAGCATACGTTACGACATCAAGAAAGAGCGGCTGAACTAATTGCAGATATTTGGGGATTAAGTCGAGTGCAATTAGATGAATATGCAATTGAAAGTCATGAAAAGGCAATTAGAGCAATAAAACAAAAACGGTTTGAAAGGGAAATCGTTCCAGTAAAAGTTGAATTACCTGCTGGGGAAGCAAAAATAATTCAAAAAGATGAAGGTCCAAGAAATAATATAACCTCAAAAGAATTGAAACAAATTAAGCCGACAATTAATGAAAATACAAAAATACATGGAGGGAACTCCAGTTTCCTGAGTGACGGATCAGCCGCCATCTTAATTATGTCTAATACGAAAGCGAAAGAACTAGGGTTAAAACCTCGGTTTCGAATTGTAAACCGTACTGTGGTAGGCTCAGATCCAAATATCATTTTTACAGGGCTTATTATTGCAACAAATAAAGCTCTTGCAAAGGTGGGACTAAAAATAAATGATATTGATGTTTTCGAAATCAGTGAAGTCTATGCTTCGGTTCCTCTCATTTGGTTACAAGAAACCGGAGCAGATCCTAATAAGTTAAATCTTAATGGAGGAGCAATAGCATTAGGTCATCCACTTAGCGCTAACGGTGCTCGATTACTCACAACTTTAATCCATGAATTAGAACGAAAAGGAGGAAGGTATGGTTTGTTAGGAATAGGTGAGGGTTACGGAATGGCTAACGTTACAATTATTGAGAAATTAGACCGTTAA
- a CDS encoding ABC transporter substrate-binding protein, translated as MVKSKKQILFLFVISMVAIIALAACSDEPAGSNNSTNDGDQGEQTDTGSVELAQGVTDSEILVGHLGPQTGPVAVYDYIRKGIESHFNYVNENGGVHGRQLKLVAYDDQYQPSRTVQLASRIVEEDKVFATLGNVCTPCNTAARNTFENSGVPMVMVSTGAEEFVNPPIKNYFGSSILNYRIESRVFLDYAVNELNAKNIGIVFQNDDYGKEGLVALQDAVASYDGVEIVAEIPYVSGDTDFSTQAQHLSQASPDAVIMLATPNPAANLKRDMHRIGLSDIPYIVSSVGANDRNLFNLAGEDIWEGTISAATFPMPDLSDDPSMALYVERYSKDYPSDPLDGFAPVGWAIAEVFVEALERTGPELTWDSFFESMYSFDNWADSIYEGVTFSDENHYGLTTMILTEAKGGQIVPISGAITFDPATGEITYED; from the coding sequence ATGGTAAAAAGTAAAAAGCAAATTCTTTTCTTGTTTGTCATTAGTATGGTAGCTATTATAGCTTTAGCTGCTTGTAGTGATGAACCTGCAGGGTCTAATAATTCAACAAATGATGGAGACCAAGGTGAACAAACTGATACAGGGAGTGTTGAACTAGCTCAAGGTGTAACAGATTCTGAGATTTTAGTTGGTCATTTAGGCCCGCAAACAGGACCAGTTGCTGTCTATGACTATATTAGAAAAGGAATTGAATCCCATTTCAACTATGTAAATGAAAATGGTGGAGTTCATGGCAGACAACTTAAACTAGTTGCTTATGATGATCAATATCAACCATCACGAACAGTACAATTAGCTTCTCGTATTGTTGAGGAAGATAAAGTTTTCGCTACTCTTGGAAATGTTTGTACACCGTGTAATACAGCTGCAAGAAATACCTTTGAAAATTCTGGCGTTCCTATGGTAATGGTTAGTACAGGTGCAGAAGAATTTGTAAATCCACCGATCAAAAACTATTTTGGATCAAGTATCTTAAACTACCGAATTGAATCTAGAGTCTTTTTAGATTATGCAGTAAATGAATTAAACGCTAAGAATATCGGTATTGTTTTTCAAAATGATGACTATGGTAAAGAAGGTCTTGTAGCACTTCAAGATGCGGTTGCTTCATATGATGGAGTTGAAATCGTAGCAGAAATTCCATATGTTTCAGGTGATACTGATTTTAGTACGCAGGCACAGCATTTAAGTCAAGCTTCTCCTGATGCAGTTATTATGTTAGCAACACCTAACCCAGCTGCAAACCTAAAGAGAGATATGCATCGAATTGGATTGAGCGATATCCCGTATATTGTATCTTCAGTTGGAGCGAATGATCGAAATCTATTCAATTTAGCTGGTGAAGATATTTGGGAAGGAACAATTAGTGCTGCTACTTTCCCAATGCCAGATTTGAGTGATGACCCTAGTATGGCACTATATGTAGAGCGTTATAGCAAGGATTATCCGAGCGATCCACTTGATGGGTTTGCGCCAGTTGGTTGGGCAATAGCAGAAGTATTTGTAGAAGCATTAGAAAGAACAGGTCCTGAATTAACTTGGGATAGCTTCTTCGAGTCAATGTATTCATTTGACAATTGGGCAGATTCTATTTATGAAGGTGTAACATTCTCAGACGAAAACCATTATGGATTAACAACGATGATCTTAACGGAAGCTAAAGGTGGCCAAATTGTCCCAATCTCTGGTGCAATTACATTTGACCCAGCTACAGGTGAAATTACCTACGAAGACTAA
- a CDS encoding class I adenylate-forming enzyme family protein — protein sequence MNLAQSLERHALLNGNRTAVKFQEDLYTYEQLNQKVDSFANLLNSYGVKQGDRVAIWLPNGMEFIYAFYATLKIGAISVPINYLFKSIESEYILNHSEATVLFTKAEKIPLIENYTSNTSLHKVFIIDECKVNSAIFEELKTESFNEEVRYESKDVSPDAGACILYTSGTTGDPKGVELSHYNLNTNAEFYADSINLNEHHYGSIVTPLSHLLVLMAGLILVLMKGGKFYLFEKYSTETVATTIQQEKINFFIGVPAMYYMLLTLPDEPRYDLSSLEICITSGGHMPLEVRNQFESRYHTLTIQAYGQTESSPVITVDTLKRERRFNSVGYPLPHLEVAIVDNDNNVVAPGEPGEIVVRGHCVMKGYWNNPEQTAKTIMNGWLHTGDIGKLDEEGYVYLLDRKKDLIIVGGYNVYPVEIENVLYTHPAVLEAAVIGQPDERLGEIPKAYIALKEGAEVSQEEIIKFCLEKLASYKQIREVEFIKEIPKTPTGKLMKRKLKSS from the coding sequence ATGAATTTAGCTCAGTCTCTTGAAAGACACGCTTTATTAAATGGAAACCGCACGGCTGTTAAATTTCAAGAAGATTTATATACTTATGAACAACTTAATCAAAAAGTAGATTCGTTTGCTAACTTATTGAATTCTTATGGCGTAAAACAAGGGGATAGGGTAGCGATTTGGTTGCCTAACGGTATGGAATTTATTTATGCCTTTTATGCAACGTTAAAAATAGGAGCTATTTCAGTCCCCATCAACTATTTGTTTAAATCTATTGAATCTGAATACATACTAAATCATTCAGAAGCAACCGTGCTATTTACAAAAGCAGAAAAAATACCGCTAATAGAAAATTACACAAGTAATACGAGCTTACATAAAGTATTTATCATAGATGAATGTAAAGTTAATTCTGCTATTTTTGAAGAGTTAAAAACGGAAAGTTTTAATGAAGAGGTTCGATACGAGTCAAAAGATGTATCACCTGATGCTGGAGCTTGCATTTTGTATACGTCTGGAACAACGGGGGACCCAAAAGGGGTTGAACTTTCTCATTATAATCTCAATACAAATGCTGAGTTTTATGCAGATAGTATTAATCTAAATGAACATCATTATGGAAGTATCGTTACTCCATTATCTCATTTGCTTGTTTTAATGGCAGGACTCATATTGGTTCTAATGAAAGGTGGTAAATTCTATCTTTTTGAAAAGTATAGTACCGAAACAGTAGCGACAACGATTCAACAAGAAAAAATCAATTTCTTTATTGGTGTACCAGCGATGTACTACATGTTACTTACTTTGCCTGATGAGCCACGTTATGACCTATCATCCTTAGAAATTTGTATTACGAGTGGGGGCCATATGCCTTTAGAAGTTCGAAATCAGTTTGAATCTCGTTATCATACATTAACGATTCAAGCTTATGGGCAAACAGAAAGCTCCCCTGTTATTACGGTAGACACGTTAAAACGGGAGCGTCGATTTAATAGTGTTGGGTACCCGCTTCCACACCTAGAAGTTGCAATTGTAGATAACGATAACAATGTAGTAGCACCAGGTGAACCAGGCGAAATCGTCGTGCGTGGGCACTGCGTAATGAAAGGATATTGGAATAATCCTGAACAAACAGCTAAGACCATAATGAACGGGTGGTTACATACGGGCGATATCGGTAAATTGGATGAAGAAGGTTACGTTTATTTATTAGACCGTAAAAAGGATCTAATCATCGTTGGTGGATATAATGTGTATCCAGTCGAGATAGAAAATGTTCTCTATACACATCCTGCTGTGCTTGAAGCAGCTGTAATCGGGCAACCAGACGAACGTCTCGGGGAAATTCCGAAAGCTTATATAGCTTTAAAGGAAGGTGCTGAGGTATCACAAGAGGAAATTATAAAGTTTTGTTTAGAGAAATTGGCCAGTTACAAACAAATCAGAGAAGTAGAATTTATTAAAGAAATCCCGAAAACACCGACAGGGAAATTGATGAAAAGAAAACTAAAAAGCTCATAA
- a CDS encoding phosphotransferase family protein — protein sequence MNKELDEQLIAVRSGEGFDQESLRQFLLQQKFIPNEPLEVKQFPSGSSNLTYAIRCGEWEGVMRRPPFGKLPPKAHDMKREANLLMKIYPHFKHIPKPYVFSEDESILGVPFYIMERKHGVVIDSHFPPSVSVTEKKCHNLTNVFVKTLVELHNIDYKEANLEDFGKPDGFAERQVHGWIKRYQLTKTEEIGVVDRLSNWLIQNIPKSKEISIIHNDYKINNMLFSPDLNEVEALLDWEMATIADPIFDLSVALGYWVQEDDPDYIKKVQPTVTHHPGFLNRREIIELYATTTGKDVSSIHFYLVLAYFRLAVVLQQMHYRWKMGQTQDERFKNHNTNARNLIHHADEVSNLRNYI from the coding sequence ATGAATAAAGAACTTGATGAGCAATTAATTGCTGTTCGATCAGGAGAAGGTTTTGATCAAGAAAGCTTAAGACAATTTTTGTTGCAACAAAAATTTATACCGAATGAACCGTTAGAAGTTAAACAGTTTCCATCTGGATCTTCAAATTTAACCTATGCTATTCGCTGTGGTGAATGGGAAGGTGTAATGAGAAGGCCCCCTTTTGGTAAGTTGCCGCCAAAAGCACATGATATGAAGCGTGAAGCTAATCTATTAATGAAAATATACCCTCACTTTAAGCATATACCAAAACCTTATGTTTTTAGTGAAGACGAATCAATATTGGGAGTACCGTTTTATATAATGGAAAGAAAACATGGTGTAGTTATTGATAGTCATTTTCCACCGAGTGTTTCGGTTACTGAAAAGAAATGCCATAACCTTACTAACGTATTTGTTAAGACACTTGTCGAACTACATAACATCGATTATAAAGAGGCGAATTTGGAAGACTTCGGGAAACCAGATGGATTTGCAGAAAGGCAAGTTCATGGTTGGATTAAACGTTATCAACTAACAAAAACCGAAGAGATAGGCGTTGTTGATCGGTTATCTAACTGGTTAATACAAAATATACCAAAATCTAAAGAAATTTCTATTATTCATAATGATTACAAAATAAATAATATGTTATTCTCCCCAGATTTAAATGAAGTAGAAGCATTATTAGATTGGGAGATGGCAACAATCGCCGATCCTATTTTCGATTTAAGTGTTGCTTTAGGCTACTGGGTTCAAGAAGATGATCCTGATTATATTAAAAAAGTTCAGCCTACAGTAACACATCATCCTGGATTTTTAAACCGCCGTGAGATTATTGAATTGTATGCTACTACAACTGGCAAAGATGTATCTTCAATCCATTTCTATCTAGTTTTAGCTTATTTCCGGTTAGCAGTCGTGTTACAACAAATGCATTACAGGTGGAAAATGGGGCAAACGCAAGATGAACGATTTAAAAATCATAATACTAATGCTAGAAACCTTATCCATCATGCGGATGAAGTATCTAATCTCAGAAACTATATTTAG
- a CDS encoding NAD(P)H-dependent flavin oxidoreductase has translation MNRICEMLQIEVPIIEGGLAYVGNGLLAAAVSNGGGFGQVGSAGRSPENFENEILLAREATTKPFGVNIPISQHTDFTPYLEIIKKHKDLITAVSLGAGNPKNLIPFIKEHGLKVLVLTSTAFHSAKAEALGADIIVCEGYEAGGSNGPSELTTFTLVPQVKRVVSIPVVAAGGIVDGRSMAAAMILGADGVQLGTRFVATKECEAHDHFKAAILEADNDSTTIMTRMLKGPLRVLKNEYANKVQEMEKKNPTVEHILPMVRGTYNKLAMFDGDIQSGFMSCGQVASLIDELESAETIVKQMSNEASQLLTTSFRNFSECK, from the coding sequence GTGAATCGAATTTGTGAAATGTTACAAATAGAAGTGCCGATTATTGAAGGTGGACTCGCTTATGTTGGAAACGGGTTACTTGCGGCTGCGGTTTCAAATGGTGGTGGTTTTGGGCAAGTTGGTTCAGCAGGTCGATCTCCTGAAAATTTTGAAAATGAAATTCTTTTAGCGAGAGAAGCAACAACTAAGCCATTTGGAGTAAACATTCCTATTAGTCAGCATACAGATTTCACCCCATATTTAGAAATTATTAAGAAGCATAAGGATTTGATTACAGCTGTTAGTTTAGGTGCAGGAAACCCAAAGAATTTAATCCCGTTTATTAAAGAGCATGGATTGAAGGTATTAGTGTTAACTTCAACCGCCTTTCATTCAGCGAAAGCGGAAGCGCTTGGTGCAGATATTATAGTTTGCGAAGGCTATGAAGCAGGCGGGAGTAATGGGCCTTCTGAATTAACTACGTTTACTCTTGTTCCACAAGTGAAACGAGTAGTTTCGATCCCAGTAGTTGCAGCAGGAGGAATTGTGGATGGTAGAAGTATGGCTGCAGCGATGATCTTGGGTGCTGATGGCGTTCAATTGGGGACGAGGTTTGTAGCTACAAAAGAATGTGAGGCTCATGATCACTTTAAAGCAGCAATTTTAGAGGCTGATAACGACTCTACTACTATCATGACACGGATGTTAAAGGGACCTTTGCGTGTATTAAAAAATGAATACGCAAATAAAGTGCAGGAAATGGAGAAAAAGAATCCAACAGTAGAGCATATTTTACCTATGGTCCGTGGAACCTATAATAAACTTGCGATGTTTGATGGAGATATTCAGAGTGGTTTTATGAGCTGTGGTCAAGTAGCAAGCTTAATCGATGAATTAGAAAGTGCAGAAACCATTGTTAAACAAATGTCAAATGAGGCAAGTCAATTATTAACTACAAGTTTTAGAAATTTCTCAGAATGTAAATAA
- a CDS encoding acyl-CoA dehydrogenase family protein produces the protein MYFEHSEKTKELQAKVKAFMEEYVIPNEHKYEEELNEIGRWEISPIMEELKAKAKKEGLWNFFLPKSEYGEGMTNVEYAPLCEIMGRSLIGPEVFNCNAPDTGNMETLLHYGNQEQKDKWLVPLLNGEIRSCFTMTEPNVASSDATNIQSRIEREGDHYVINGRKWWITNGGDKRTKILIFMGKTDPTAARHEQQSMVLVPMDTPGVTVKRTLSVFGYDHGPTGHTEIIFENVRVPVSNILVGEGKGFAIAQGRLGPGRVHHCMRAIGAAERALELMCKRVNERVTFGKKLAEQGVIQEWIAKSRIEIDQARLLTLQAAYKMDKEGNKAARKEIAMIKVAVPEVALNVIDRAIQAFGAGGISEDFPLASHWANSRTLRLVDGPDEVHRRDIARLELKQYS, from the coding sequence ATGTACTTTGAACATAGTGAAAAAACAAAGGAACTTCAAGCAAAAGTTAAAGCTTTTATGGAGGAATATGTAATTCCTAATGAACACAAATATGAAGAAGAACTAAACGAAATTGGAAGATGGGAAATTTCACCGATTATGGAAGAATTAAAGGCCAAAGCAAAAAAAGAAGGTTTATGGAATTTCTTCCTACCAAAAAGTGAATATGGGGAAGGTATGACCAATGTAGAATATGCGCCGTTATGTGAAATTATGGGTCGCTCATTAATTGGACCAGAAGTTTTCAATTGTAACGCTCCTGACACGGGAAATATGGAGACACTATTGCATTATGGTAATCAAGAACAAAAAGACAAATGGTTAGTTCCGTTATTAAATGGAGAAATTAGATCTTGCTTTACGATGACTGAACCGAATGTCGCGTCATCAGATGCGACCAATATCCAAAGTAGAATAGAGCGAGAAGGTGACCATTACGTCATTAATGGTAGAAAATGGTGGATTACGAATGGGGGAGATAAACGTACGAAGATACTAATCTTTATGGGAAAAACAGATCCGACGGCTGCTAGACATGAACAACAATCAATGGTCTTAGTTCCGATGGACACACCTGGTGTTACGGTTAAACGTACGTTATCCGTATTTGGGTACGATCATGGTCCTACAGGTCATACGGAAATAATATTTGAAAATGTGAGAGTTCCTGTCTCTAATATTCTAGTTGGAGAAGGAAAAGGATTTGCAATTGCACAAGGGAGACTTGGTCCTGGTAGAGTTCACCACTGTATGCGTGCCATTGGAGCTGCTGAAAGGGCACTTGAATTAATGTGTAAGCGGGTAAATGAGCGTGTTACCTTTGGAAAAAAATTAGCAGAACAAGGTGTTATTCAAGAGTGGATTGCAAAATCAAGAATTGAAATTGATCAAGCACGACTTTTGACATTACAAGCGGCTTATAAAATGGATAAAGAAGGAAATAAAGCGGCTAGGAAAGAAATTGCGATGATTAAAGTTGCTGTACCAGAAGTTGCATTAAATGTAATCGACCGAGCGATTCAAGCGTTTGGTGCTGGAGGCATTAGTGAGGATTTCCCATTAGCTTCCCATTGGGCTAACTCTCGTACACTTCGATTAGTGGATGGTCCTGATGAAGTTCATAGAAGGGATATTGCTAGATTAGAATTAAAGCAATATTCATAA
- a CDS encoding branched-chain amino acid ABC transporter permease: MQILVSGLIFGCIYGLAALGLVLIYKTTDIVNFAQGEMAMVTTFVSFVFLSQFGLSYSISFILALLFAALFGTIVHQGIMKRVQSAPHLNQIVVTLGLFMIFNGMAGLIWGHKPTGYPQAIQGDSIKFGSVFITPNEIFVIVLTLVLMLIFFVLFRFTKIGLAMRASAQDIKASQLMGIKVTTIFTATWAVGAILGGVAGMMTAPITFLDTHMMSDVLIMAFAAAVLGGFVSLPGALLGGIIIGIFGNLISYYIAPEMKLVYTFLLIIIVLYIRPQGIFGGTQTVKKV; encoded by the coding sequence ATGCAAATTCTTGTAAGTGGATTAATCTTTGGTTGTATATATGGGTTAGCAGCACTAGGATTAGTCTTGATTTATAAAACGACCGATATTGTTAACTTTGCACAAGGTGAAATGGCAATGGTTACTACTTTTGTTAGTTTTGTGTTTTTATCACAATTTGGATTGAGCTATTCCATCTCATTTATACTAGCACTATTGTTTGCTGCTTTATTTGGAACAATAGTTCATCAAGGAATCATGAAACGAGTACAATCAGCACCACACTTGAACCAGATCGTTGTTACGCTTGGCTTATTCATGATATTTAATGGGATGGCGGGGTTAATTTGGGGGCATAAACCGACTGGTTATCCTCAAGCGATTCAAGGTGATTCTATTAAATTTGGAAGTGTATTCATTACACCAAATGAAATTTTTGTAATTGTCCTTACTCTCGTATTAATGTTAATCTTTTTCGTCCTATTCAGATTTACGAAAATCGGTTTAGCGATGAGGGCATCTGCACAGGACATCAAAGCATCACAGTTAATGGGTATAAAAGTTACGACTATTTTTACAGCAACTTGGGCAGTTGGAGCAATTCTTGGTGGGGTAGCTGGAATGATGACAGCACCTATAACATTTCTAGACACACATATGATGTCTGACGTTCTTATTATGGCGTTTGCTGCTGCAGTATTAGGGGGATTTGTTAGTTTACCAGGAGCTCTTCTTGGCGGAATAATTATTGGGATCTTTGGAAATTTAATTAGCTATTATATAGCACCCGAAATGAAATTGGTTTACACGTTTCTATTAATTATTATCGTACTTTATATTCGCCCACAAGGAATTTTTGGAGGTACTCAAACTGTTAAAAAGGTGTGA
- a CDS encoding sigma 54-interacting transcriptional regulator, translating into MKAQDIMTTSFQCCHVHTLLIDAFKIFSKFNSNIIPIVNDKNVLAGIITKNRIICAVSKGYPLTNTIAPLIHDHPIYIFPETDILKTREKLLHHMIGHAPVVNEKKEPIGIISTSQILYGYDKALNMMQSQLQLLFNSLQFGLLSVDCHMNINAINPLAKEMLQLSMEEDSHTLLNKNKVIKEMIEYVLVNNEKPSKQKLNVNGYTFVVDCYPLFENKKLTGVMTIIDDLTNIEEIIKELQMTKEWEQKLRTLVESAYDAIVLVDDTGLITMANQGFCNLFSASEKEIIGQSILRTFPDLGIKDVIDMKIPISGISKMIKSKQCLITNLPIKINGEIVGVVSKITFRGLKQLREALNKANNLENSFIHNVQKMDLGTRYSIADIVGTSNLTKKAKIEALAASQSKSTVLLIGESGTGKELFAHGIHTASSLPGSFIKVNCAAIPADLLESEFFGYAEGAFTGAKKGGKKGKFELAQNGTLFLDEIGDMPLNLQSKLLRVLQEKEFEPVGSNQTIKLNIRIIAATNKNLEEMIKHGEFREDLYYRLNILRINIPSLRKRKEDIPDITNTIIDRLHQSGFYIKGITPSALDVMMKYNWPGNIRELQNALERAANLTVNGYIDILELPDYILEHQEKTDDDYMINTQKSEDTEIATLPNVYKKNANLMEKKLIIEALKKTKGNKSKASKKLGISRTWLYSRMKKYNIDV; encoded by the coding sequence ATGAAAGCTCAAGATATCATGACCACCTCATTTCAATGCTGTCATGTTCATACTTTATTGATTGATGCTTTTAAGATTTTTTCAAAGTTTAACTCGAATATCATACCTATTGTAAATGATAAGAACGTATTGGCTGGGATTATTACTAAAAACCGAATCATATGTGCTGTATCCAAAGGGTATCCCTTAACAAATACTATAGCTCCTTTAATCCATGATCATCCCATTTACATCTTTCCAGAAACAGACATATTAAAAACGCGAGAAAAGCTTTTACACCATATGATTGGTCATGCACCAGTCGTTAATGAAAAAAAGGAACCTATCGGAATTATTTCAACTTCTCAAATTTTATATGGGTACGATAAGGCTTTAAATATGATGCAATCACAGCTTCAACTGCTGTTTAATAGTTTACAGTTTGGTTTGTTATCTGTAGATTGTCATATGAACATTAACGCTATTAACCCATTAGCAAAAGAAATGCTTCAGTTAAGTATGGAAGAAGATTCTCACACATTATTAAATAAAAACAAAGTAATAAAAGAAATGATTGAATACGTCCTTGTAAATAATGAAAAACCATCGAAACAGAAATTAAATGTAAATGGTTACACCTTTGTCGTAGACTGTTACCCTTTATTTGAAAATAAAAAATTAACAGGTGTAATGACCATCATTGATGACCTTACAAATATTGAAGAAATAATAAAAGAATTACAAATGACAAAAGAGTGGGAGCAAAAACTACGAACCTTAGTTGAATCTGCCTATGATGCGATTGTTCTGGTTGATGATACGGGCTTAATTACGATGGCAAACCAAGGATTTTGCAACCTTTTCTCAGCGTCTGAAAAAGAAATCATTGGACAGTCCATTTTGAGGACCTTTCCAGATTTAGGTATTAAGGATGTTATTGATATGAAAATCCCTATTAGTGGAATTTCGAAAATGATCAAATCAAAACAATGCTTAATTACAAATTTGCCCATTAAAATTAATGGAGAAATCGTCGGCGTGGTCTCGAAAATAACGTTTCGTGGTTTAAAACAACTTCGAGAAGCATTGAATAAAGCGAACAACCTCGAAAACTCGTTTATACATAATGTTCAAAAAATGGATTTAGGAACTAGATATTCGATAGCAGATATAGTCGGAACTTCAAACCTAACCAAAAAAGCGAAGATAGAGGCACTTGCCGCATCTCAAAGTAAATCGACTGTATTATTAATCGGTGAAAGCGGTACTGGCAAAGAACTATTTGCTCATGGCATCCATACGGCGTCTTCACTTCCAGGTTCTTTTATTAAAGTCAATTGTGCGGCTATTCCAGCAGATTTACTAGAATCAGAGTTTTTTGGATATGCTGAAGGTGCATTTACAGGTGCGAAAAAAGGTGGAAAAAAAGGTAAGTTTGAACTCGCACAAAATGGTACTTTATTTTTAGACGAAATCGGTGATATGCCATTAAACCTACAATCTAAATTATTGAGGGTATTGCAAGAAAAAGAATTTGAACCAGTCGGAAGTAACCAAACAATAAAATTAAATATAAGAATTATTGCAGCAACAAATAAAAACCTTGAAGAAATGATCAAACATGGGGAATTCCGTGAAGATTTATATTATCGGCTTAATATTTTGAGGATTAATATTCCTTCATTAAGAAAGCGTAAAGAAGATATCCCTGATATTACGAACACGATTATCGATCGATTACATCAGTCGGGATTTTATATTAAAGGTATTACACCTTCAGCCTTAGATGTAATGATGAAATACAATTGGCCAGGGAACATAAGGGAATTACAAAATGCACTCGAGCGTGCAGCTAACTTAACGGTCAATGGTTACATCGATATACTAGAATTACCTGACTATATATTAGAGCACCAAGAGAAAACTGATGATGATTATATGATAAATACGCAAAAGAGTGAGGATACTGAAATCGCTACCCTCCCCAATGTTTATAAAAAGAATGCAAACCTAATGGAAAAAAAATTAATTATTGAAGCACTAAAAAAAACGAAAGGAAATAAATCAAAAGCCAGTAAGAAATTAGGAATCAGCCGTACTTGGCTTTATTCTAGGATGAAAAAATATAATATTGATGTTTAG